TCCGCCGTCTGGGACGCCGCCAACGACTTCCTGAACCGCTCCACCATGCAGTGGATGGTCCCCGAGATGAAGGCCCTGATCCAGAGCTCCTGGCGGACCCGCTCGGGCACCGCCTCCACCGACAACCTCTTCGTACCGGCCTCCGGCCCCATCACCGCGCAGACCATCACCCTGAACCCCAACGGCCAAGAGTTCGCCGGCCTCTGGCAGGGCGACCGCCCGCTGACCCCCTCCATGGACTACACCCTCGACGGCGACCAGCTCACCCTGACCGCCGACGCCCTCACCCGCCTCGCCGGCGACCGCGCCGCCGGCGTCAACGCCACCCTTGAGGTCCGCTACTCCGACGGCGTCCCGTGGAAGCTCTTCGTGCGCTCCTACGACAAGCCGACGATGGCCGACGCCACCGGAACCGCCGACGCACTGGCCATCCCCACCCGGTTCAACGGTGCCCTCATGGCCAACGTGCAGTCCACCTACGCCGACGGCACCGCCGCCGGTCCCGCCTCCTGGACCACCTACCAGTCGTTCGACAACTACAGCCCCAACTACACCGCCAACACCACCACCATCAAGGCCGACTTCCTCAAGTCGCTGAAGGACGGCGCTCCGGTGACCCTCACCTTCCGCTTCTGGACCGGCGACACCGTCACCTACCACGTGACCAAGTCCGGCGACACGGTCACCGGCACCGCCTCCTGACCCCGTCCCGTCCCGCCCCGGCTGCCGCCCCGGCAGCCGGGGTCTCCTCATGCCCCGAGGTGCGCCTCGTGCCCCCTGCCACCGCATCAGCCACACCGTCCAAGCCATCCACACCCTGCTGACCTGCAACTGTTCAAGACGAAAAGGCTCACCGAAACCGGATTCGAGATCACCCACGGCACAGACGCGAAGGTCCGCCTGCTCCAGGACGACCTGGCCGCCCGGTGGAACGGGACGTGGCAGCGACCGGCCTGGTGGGCGGACTGGCAGCAGGGCAAACACCCCGGCCTTGCCACCTACCGGTCCAACCGCCTGGGGCAGGAACCCACTGGCGTCCTTCCGTCGCCCAGCTCCTGACCGCCACAACCGGCCGTGAACCGTGGCTCGCTGACCACTTCCGACCCATATGCCCCGAGCCGCCGGTACCCTTCACGCTTGCGGGCTCCCGCTGCTTGCACGTGATTCGGAGAAACCACCACATGACGCGGAACACCCCCATCCCGCCCGACCTGCGCCGATGGATCACCGAGAACCTGCCGGACGGGGACACCGACACGGCCGAGGACGTCTCCTGGGACCGCGGCGACTCCCGAGTCTGGCGGGTGCCCACGGTCGAGAGCGAGGTCTTCGTGAAGCTCAGCCCGAGCCCGAAGGACTACGAGCGGGAAGTCGCCGGCTACGCGTACGCGGCGCGTGCCCTCGCCCCGCACGAGGCACCCCGCCTCCTCGCCTCGGATCCCGACTTGCAGGCGATCATGACCTCGCTCCAACCGGGTCGCGTCGTACGCGGGCTGCCCCTCGGCAGGGAGGCGGAGCTGCGGGTGCACGAACGGGCGGGAAACCTGCTCAGGCGCTGGCACGACTCCTCCACCCCCGCCTCGAAGCAGGACCGCGACATCATCCGCGCGTCCATGGCCGACCAGGCGAGCGAAGCCGCCGCCTGCCTGGAGACCACCGCGGGCCACCTCGACGACAGGCAGCGTGCCCTGATTCAGTGCGTTGCCCACGAGCTGCCGCAGCTCGCCGAGAACCTGCCCGTCGTGTACCAGCACGGCGACTGCGCCACCCGCAACTGGCTGTGGGACCCCCACCACGGCTACGGCGTGATCGACTTCGAGATGTCCGCCCACGGCATCGTCGTCGAAGAGTTCGTATGGCTGTGCGGAGCGGTATGGGCACCCCGCCCCGACCTCAAGGCCGCATACTTCGCCGGCTACGGCCGCGCGCTGTCGGACAGCGAGGAGAGGGCACTGCTCCTCCTCACCGCGAGGCTCGGCGTCTCCTACCTCGCTACCGGCCTCTCCAAGCAGAACCCGGTGCTCATCGAGCGCGGTCACCTCGTCCTCAGCCGCCTGACGCACGAATAGCAGCGGCCCGATGACGACCGTCCTCATCGTCGTGGCACATCCCGACGAGGCCGAGACAGCCATGGGGACGCGCATCCACGAGTACGCGAGGCAGGGAACACGGGTCTGAGTGCACTGCCTCACCACCGGGGCACCCGGACCGGACGGCACCGCGGAACGTCGGGACGAGTGCCTGGCCGCCGGCGCGATCCCGGGCGTGGAGAACTACAGCTTCTCGAACATCGTCTAATCGCGGCGTGGAACTCGGCGTCTTGCGCGGCCGCGTACTGCATCCGAGGGTTGGCGGCCAGGCACGCGCGGATCACCTCTTGAACAATGGGGGGCTCCAGGGGGCCAATGTTCCCCCGATCCGATATTGGGGGAACGCCTGACAGGCCGGAGACAAGTCCGATAAATCTGTGCCCATGAGCGACTCCATGCCCGAGGACGGGAAGCCCGAGAACAGCAAGCCCAGGTCCGTGACCGAGAAGGCGAAGGCCCTGGCCGAGAGGCACAAGGGCAAGCTCATCGCCGCCGGGAGCGTCCTCCTGGCCGTCGGCGCCGTGGTCACCAAGACGGCCCTGGAGCAGCTCGCTCAGCGCGACGAGGACGCCGAGGACGCCCCCGTCGCAGACGCCGAGGACTTCACCGAGGCCAAGGAGGGCAAGCCGGACTCCGCCTCCGGCAAGCCGCGAAACTCCCCGGTCGAGCACGGCGTGAAGAAGCACACGAGGACCCTCCGCGACGGGCGTGTCATCGAGATCCCGCCTTACAGGCGGGGCGGCGCCCGGAACGGCGACGAGGACTCCGGCGAAGCCGCAGCCTGAACGGTCACGCCGGAACTGCCCGCGACGGCCGGCTAGATGCGCTGTTCCAAGGGGTCAGTGATCGTAGGCGATCACTGAGCGCAGAACGGTTTGTCCGGTGGTGTCGTTGTGCCAGATCGCGGAGGTCAGCGCGAAGATGCTTTGCATGACGCGGGCTATGCCCCCTCCGGGTCCGCGCCCTCGGTGCCGTTCGAGGTCAAGCTGTCCGACGATCTCGGACACCCTCGTTCTCGTCTCCCCAGGCACCCCTTGGACCACACCACCAGGAGGAACCAGTGTCATACCCGCAACCGCCCACCCCCGAGGAGAGACTCGCCGACGCGAAGAAGCAGCTGAGCCTCCCGCGTATCGTCGTGATCTGCGGCTCCACCCGCTTCATGACCGAGATGACCGAGGCCGACCTGCGGGAGACCAAAGCCGGAAAGATTGTCGTCAAACCAGGCTGTGACATGAAGTCGCCGCACGAACTTTGGTCCGATCCTGTCGAGGCTGAGGCGCTGAAGGTTCGACTCGACGATCTGCACCGGGCGAAGATCCGGCTCGCTGATGAGGTGCTCGTAGTCGGCGACTACATCGGAGACAGCACCCGTGCCGAAATCACCTACGCCCGGTCGCTGGGCAAACCCGTGCGGTTCACACACCCCGAAGTCGACCCCGACACCTGACCGCCCGCCCCCGTACCCTCCGCAGGTACCCCTTGGAATTGATCATCCAAGGGTTGTCCCGCAAAAGATCGCGTGGCAGTGAGCCAGCGCCGTCGACCGGACGGCGACCCGGCATGATGGCCCGCGTGACCAATGACGCGGATGTACATCCCGCACGGGTAGCCGGCTAGTACGACGGTCCCTTTGCCCGCACCCCGAGCTGCTCGCACGTGACGACGGGCACTCCATGGACCCCGGCCTGTCCTGGCCGGACCTGGTCGCTGCTGCGGACAACGGCCTGCCCGACGGTACCGTCGCAGACCCTCTCGACCGGAACTCGTCACCACCGTTGCTCCCCCAACCGACCCAGCCCAATGAACTGGCCAGGCCTCTGCACCACGGCGTCGGACGCCGTACTCGGTGGGAAGTCAGGGTCATGCTGCCGCGAGTCCGCTCCGGGGTCAGCGGCCTGTCTCCGCGGTGTTCACCATGGCCAGGCGTCGGTTGTACTGGATCACGTCGTACTTCTGGTCACCGGTGACCACGACCTCCGGGCGCGTGGGTGTGGCAGGGAAGAAGTCGTCGGCGTCCACCGGCGTGCGGGCGGCCACGTACGCCTGCCCTTGGGGGAACGTGTACACGTTGAACCGCGTCTGTTCCGATGCGGGCACTCCCCGGGGGTACTCGTCGGCGCGAGGGTAGGCCGTTGTGTAGAGGGAGACCGACTTCACCCCGCTCGCGGGACGGACGATCCGTGCGTTCGGAGCGAGGCGGGTGTTCACGCCCGCCGGGTTGTGGATCCATCCCTTGTGCCCGCCGAACCAGATGGCCGTCCAGTCGCCCCGCACATCGGCGACCACGAACTCCTGCCCCCACACCACGGTGGATCCCCAGTCGTCGATGTGGTTGGTTCCCGCCGACCCGTCCGGACGGAGAGCGAGGTCGGAGACGAGCGGGGCGTCGTCGCGGGGCTCCGTGCGGACGTAGAGGAGGTTCGAAGGCTGTGTCTGGGTCCGGCACGTCGGGGCGCACACCGTCACCGTCTGCGGGTTCTTGCCGTACGTCGGGGCGATCGTGACCGCCTGTCCGATTCCGATGTTCCCGCCCGACTCCGCTCCCCCGGCCTCGCGCTCCAGGCGGTGGTCGGCGTCGAGGAGAGCCATGAACTTCTCCCAGTCCCAGTACGGGCCGGGGTCCCAGTGTGCGTCCGGCGCGCGGGCCGGCCTCGGCGGGAGGACGTTGTCGTGCCCGATGATGTGCTTGCGGTCCAGTGGGACGTCGAAGCGCCGTGCCAGGTAGGCCACCAACGCGGCAGTCGCCTTGTACTGGGCCGGAGTGAACCAGGTGGGTCCCTGGGCGGCGTATCCCTCCAGTTCGATACCGATGCCGTGCAGGTTGACCCAGTAGTTACCGGCGTGGAACGCGATGTCCTTGGTGGCAACCATCTGCGTTGCCTCACTGCCGTCGGCCTTCATCACGTAATGCGGGGAAACCCCGCTGACGGGGTCCTGGAACCAGCTGATCCCCCCGTCATAGGACCCTTCGAGGTCATGGATGACGATGAAGTCGACGTCCATGCCGTTCGATTTCCGCGCGGAGACCTGGTAGTTCGAGGCAGCAGCGGGAACGAACCGGCAGTTCAGCTCGCTGGGGCATTCCGGCACTGCCGCCGCGGCCGACGTCCGCAGCCCCAGGGACGCGAGCTGTGACCTCGTCGGACGGACGGACGGCGTCTTCGGCAACGACACCCTCTGGCCGTCCTTGCGCACCCTCTGCCTGCCGCTGCGGATCGCTTCGAACACCCCATCGGCGAACCGTCCGGCCGCGGTGGTGTCGGAGGCCTGGCTGTAGTGCGCCACAGCCCCGTACCAGCTACCTGGGTCGAGCGGCATCTCACGGGTGATCTGCCGTTGATACGAAGCGAGCAGCGCGGCGCCGCCTCGAAGGTTCTGCAGTTCGTCCCGCTTGAGAGTCCGGGGCGCGACGCCGATCATCGCGGCGGCAGCCTGCAACGTGTGCTCGGACGGGTCGTCGGTGCCCGTGGTGTCCACCGGCCCTTCGCCTGGGCGATGGGCGTACGCTCCCCCGGACGTCGTGTCCGTCAGGTGCATCGGACCGTAACCCCCCTTGGTGCTGGGGCGGCCGTCATTGGCCTCCCACCAGGAGGACTCGTAGCTGACGCCGAGAAGTACTTCCTTCGGCACACCGAATTCCGCTGCCGCTTGCTCGGCCGCCCGCTCGAAGCCGCCGGGTGTCGCGTCGGAGGGCCGGGCATTCCCAGCAGTGGCGGATCCCCAGATGAGGGCTACCGCCACTCCCGCAGCGCCGAGACCCCGGTGCCGCCTGTGTCTTCTGGTCACACCATGTCCATTTCGCTATGGCGGTCGTCGTTCGGTCAAGGCCGATGGCACGGCCGCCACAATCCTTCGGACGGGATCCTCCCGGTCCCACCGACACGCCCAACAGACGCACCCCCGTCACCGAACCAGAGCAGTGATCCCGCGCGTGGGGACCAGGTGCCGTCGACGATCAGCACGGTGTCCTTCGCGAACCGCTTGCGGGCCCGGAGCGCGAGCAGCGGCCCGAGATGGTGGGTGATCCGGTCCGCCGCCGACTTGGAGACCCGAACAACAAGGATCTTCAGAGTGGTCACCGATCGGGTGACGGCCAAGGGCGGACAGCAGGCGAGGCCTTCGGGCGGTGGTTCGAGATGTCTGACGTCTCAACCGCTGTGTCCGGCGGCCTCGGTGGTCATCTGTCCTGCCGCGCTCGACCTGCCGCATGCGCTCGTGGAGTGGGTCACGATGCTGATCGTCACCCGTGAGGGTGGCCGCCGGTGCAAACCGCGGCCCTCGCGGCGCGCCATCATCGCCCTGGTGTACCCCCCGTGAGCACCGGCATAGGTTTCAGGTCGCGTGCGGTGTTGAAACGGGTGCGGTGGTCGCCGATCTCGGCGAGGATCCGGGCGCCGGTGAGGACGGTCAGGCCGGGGAAGATGGTGATGATTTCCGCGTCGGGGCGCTGGAGGAAGAGTTCTTCGGCGGCCTGGGCCAGGTCGTCGCAGGCCTGGCAGGCCGTGTCGAGCTGGGCGAGGAGAACGCGGGTCTGGCGTCCCATCGCGGCTTCGACCAGGCCGGGCGGGCGGAGCCGGGTGCGGCGGAGTACTCCGAGGAGCCGGTCGGTCTCGGCGTCGGTTCGCAGGACGTTCGCCAGGACGACGGCATCCTGGTGGCCGGACTTCTTGCGGGACATGGCGTGCCGGTCCCGGTAGCGAGCCACCTCCATCGGATTGATCGCATAGACGCGTCGGCCGGACGCTCGCAGGCAGGCCACCAGCAGACTGCGGGAGGTCGCGATCGGGATCGGGATCGGGATCGGGATCGGATCTTCTGGGCTGTCGCCGTGCTCTGACGGCAATCCTTGAATTCGGCTCTGGCCGGGCTTCCGTGAAGTTTCGGTTCGCCGAGGTCCTGGCCACAGCTGATGGCCCTGGATCGGCTCATTGCTACGCCTATTCAGGTCACCTCCGGACGTTCCCCGAGCAAGAGATGCTCGGTGGGGGTATGTCGTCTCGCGCAGAGTGACCTTGGGATCCATGAGGAGATCAGCTATGTACGCAGTAATCCGGCGTTACGAAGGAGTCACTGACTCTGCCGAGGCAGGACGCCGAGTGGACGAAGGATTCGTGCCTATCCTCCGCCGAGTCCCCGGTTTCGTGGCTTACTACTGGGTGGACGCCGGGGACGGAGTGATGGTCTCCACCAGCGTCTTCGAAGACCGATCCGGGGCCGAAGAGTCGATCAAGCGGGCAGCGGACTTCGTAAGGGACAACCTCGCGCCGCTGCTCCCCAACAGCCCTCAAGTCACAGCCGGCCCGGTTGTGGCTGCTGGATAGGGGTCTACGAAGCGGGGCGCTGGATCACGATCACCCCTACTCCGACAGCCTGACCCTTCACGGAACTCCAGCCAGAGCCGTTTTCAAGGCTCTGACCGCACTTTCGTGACGGGGCTTCCGCAGTCTGACGATGACGTGGCACAGCTGGAACTGTTCTGCCTGGAGTCGGCATCAGACCCCTGCCGAGAGCGTTCGAGAGGAAGCCGCCGCATTCCTGCTGCGACTTCAGCCATCCGTGGAGGCTAGTACTCCAGCTGTAGTTCTTGATCACTGTTGTGGAGCGACCTGTCGTTGCCGCCGCCCGTCGTCGATCATGGGTGGCCTCATCCGTGCCGCTGCGCCGGCAGGAGGGCCCCGATCACGAGGATGGCCAAGTCTCCGGCGACGGCAGGGTCTACAGGCCCAGCCTCTTCCATTGATCAGAAACGGCTCGGGTCCTCATCAACATGAGGGGGTCTTCACCGGGGTCGCCTGATCCGCCTCGACGGTCCTGGCCGCCTCGGCTGCTTCCCGGAAGGTGACGACCGCCTCGCCGTTCTCCCGCGCCCATGCGGTGAGCATCCTGATGGGCTCCTCCAGGGTTCGCCCGAGATCGGTCAGGCCGTACTCCACGCGCGGCGGCGCCTCGGCGTACGCGTGCCGCTCGACGAGCCCGTTGGCCTGGAGCCGGCGCAACGTCTGGGTCAGTACCTTGCGCGAAATGCCACCGCTCAGCTCGACCAGCTCGCCGTGGCGCAACGGGCCGTCGGTCAGCGCGAAGAGCGTGACCATGGACCACTTGCTGGCGATGATCTCCATGGCCAGGAGAGCGGGACAGTCGGCGAGGAAGGCAATTCCGGGTCGCAGGCTCATGCCCCGAAGGTTACCTGGAGGTACCTGTTGGCCGCCTATCGTCGTCGAGGTGCGCACGCCCCTTTACTCGCATCTCGCACGATTGAGGTTTCAGCCATGTTCGTCTCCCTTGCCGTCGTCACCGTGTTCATGTCGGCGCTTCTCCTGGTATCGGCCGGGGCCAAGTCTCTGCGGACGCGGCACATCACCGAGCAGATGTCCACCCTCGGAGTGCCGCAGAGCATGATGGCTTTCCTGATCGGTGCTCAGATCGCGGGCGCGGCCGGTGTGATCGCCGGACTCTGGTGGGGACCCGTCGGAATCGCCGCCGCGATCGGCCTGGCGCTCTATTTCGCTGGGGCGGTCGCCTTCCACCTGCGCGTCGGCGACCGCAAGGGCGCGTCTCCGGCGGTGGTCCTCACCATGGCCTCCGTCGCCCTGGTCGTGCTGCGTGCTGCCACCTTCTGACAGCGGACAGCCGGTCTGACGCCGGCCTTGATCGTGCTGAGTGAGGTGGGTCTCCGATGAGGACGGCCACCGTTGATCATCGTGAGTTGTGTCGACAAACGAAGATCAGCCGGCGGCCGTGGGCCACAGCGTAGATCCTGCTCGGTGGCAATCGGTGTTCGAGGGCCTGATGGGCAAGGTGGCGGGCCGGTTCGCCCGGGTGGAACCCCGCCGCCCAGCAAGGGCGTTCGTGCTGGGGCTGCTCGCGGACCTGCCAAGGAAGAACTGCTGGACGATCGCCGAGCACGCCGGTAACGCCGGCCCGGCCGGCATGCAGCACCTGCTCAGCCGGGCCCGCTGGGATGCCGACCGAGTGCGTGACGACCTACGGGACTTCGTAGTCGAGCACCTCGGCGACGAGGACGCCGTACTGGTCGTCGACGAGACCGGGGACCTGAAGAAGGGCACCGCGAGCGTCGGGGTCCAGCGCCAGTACACCGGAACCGCGGGCCGGATCGAGAACTCCCAGGTCGCCGTCTACCTCCTCTACGCGAGTGCGGCCGGGCACGCCGCCATCGACCGCCGCCTCTCCATCCCACGGTCCTGGACCCAGGACCCGCAGCGGTGCCACTCGGTCGGCATCCCCGACGACCTGAGGTCCGCGACCAGGCCCGCCCTGGCCACCGAGATGATCGCCCAGGCCCTGGACGCCGGAGTCCGGTCCAGGTGGGTCACCGGTGATGAGGTCTACGGCGGCGACCCGCACCTGACCGCACTGGTCAAGGTGGCCGGCCGCCGCTGGACAGTCGAGGAGACCTTCCAAGCCGCGAAGAGCCTGGCCGGACTGGACGAGCACCAGGTCCGCCGCTGGGTCTCCTGGCACCGCTGGACCACCCTGGCCATGCTCGCGCACGCTTTCCTCGCCGTCACAGCCGCCATCGAACGGGCCACGACCACCACGACCCCCGAGCTCAGCCCGCTGACCTGCAACGAGATCCAAAAACTGTTCGCAGCCCTGCTCGCACCGGCCCGCGACCTTGCCCACCGCCTGCACTGCTCCGCATGGCGCCGTCGGCACCAAGCACGCTCGCGCACCAGCCACTACCAGCGACAAGCCACCCAACAACCATGAAGATCACGATCTACAGCCGGAGTACTAGGAGCTCGTCCAACGGCGTGGTCTTGAACCTGCGGACGGTCTTGCGGTCCAGGCCGAGGTGGCGGGCGATGGCACTGATCGTCCACCTCTGGCCCAGCAGCCGGTGCACGTCTGCGTACCGGTCCCGGGTCCGCTCGACGAGCGGTGTGCGGGGCAGCCGCACCGGCGGGAGGCCGATCGTCGGCGGCTCGGGCGGTGCCTTCTGTTCGACGTGTTTACGCAGGCAGGAGCGGTGCTGATGGCAGGTCTTCCCGACCGCGGCCGACAGGTTCTGCAGCAGATGTCGACGGTCGGCCACCTCGATCGCCTCGGGGGCGGCCTCCTTGGCCGCCCGGCTGTAGGCGGTGGCACGGTCACGGCAGATGATCTCCGCGCCGGGATGCTCGCGCAGCCAGGAAGCGAGGGTCTCCGAGGTGCGATCCGGGAGCACGTCCACGGCCCGGCTGGTCTCGATGTCCACGAGCACGGTGCCATGGGTGCGGCCCTCGCGGAAGGCGAACTCGTCGACCCCGAGCACGCGCGGCGACCGCTCGGGCACTTCGGGTGCTTCCCACAGCGCGAGCAGGCGGGTGCGGTCGGCGGCGATGCTGAGCTTGCGGCGCAGTCGCTCGCCGAGCCGGCCGCCCAGCTCGGTGGCAACAGCCCGCGGCCACTGCTTCGGCCCGGTGCCGGCGCGCATGTGGCGCTCGCTCAGTCCCCGCACCTGCTCGACGAACGTCCGCTTCGAACGCGGCCACCTCGTCGAACGCCCCGAGGCTCACGCAGCCTGGGCAACCTCAACCGACCCACAGGTCTCTCTGTTTCTCCGAATACACACCGAATGCGCCGCGCCCCAAGGGAAGGTCGCCATCAGTTGGCGCCACGCCGGAAGGCTGCGCGGTAGTCCCTTGGGCGTCGTCCGGTGTGTTGGGCGAAGAGAACAGCGAAGGTGCCGGGGTCTCTGTAGCCGATCGTTGCAGAGATGCTGGCGACCGTTCGGTCCGTGGTCTCAAGGAGGTGTCGGGCGCGATGGACGCGCGACGATCGCAGGTACTGCAGCGGACTCTGGCCTGTCTCGTCTGCGAAGCGCCGCAGCAGCGTTCGCGTGCTGACATTGAATGTGTCCGACAGCGCGGCGAGGTCGTATCGGACGGCAAGGTTCTGGTCGAGGTGCCGCATGACCCTGCGGGAGAACTCGTTTCCAGGCTGTGGAAGAAGTCTCACGTCCACGTACGGGGTCTGAGACGATCGCGCATCGTCGACGAGCGCCACACGCGCGGTCGCCCGCGCCACGCCGGCACCGCTGTGCCGGCGGATCAGCTCCAGCGCGAAGTCGTACATGGCACTGAAGGCCGCCGTCGTCGTCACCCCCTTGTC
The DNA window shown above is from Streptomyces vietnamensis and carries:
- a CDS encoding aminoglycoside phosphotransferase family protein — translated: MTRNTPIPPDLRRWITENLPDGDTDTAEDVSWDRGDSRVWRVPTVESEVFVKLSPSPKDYEREVAGYAYAARALAPHEAPRLLASDPDLQAIMTSLQPGRVVRGLPLGREAELRVHERAGNLLRRWHDSSTPASKQDRDIIRASMADQASEAAACLETTAGHLDDRQRALIQCVAHELPQLAENLPVVYQHGDCATRNWLWDPHHGYGVIDFEMSAHGIVVEEFVWLCGAVWAPRPDLKAAYFAGYGRALSDSEERALLLLTARLGVSYLATGLSKQNPVLIERGHLVLSRLTHE
- a CDS encoding N-acetylmuramoyl-L-alanine amidase, with the protein product MAVALIWGSATAGNARPSDATPGGFERAAEQAAAEFGVPKEVLLGVSYESSWWEANDGRPSTKGGYGPMHLTDTTSGGAYAHRPGEGPVDTTGTDDPSEHTLQAAAAMIGVAPRTLKRDELQNLRGGAALLASYQRQITREMPLDPGSWYGAVAHYSQASDTTAAGRFADGVFEAIRSGRQRVRKDGQRVSLPKTPSVRPTRSQLASLGLRTSAAAAVPECPSELNCRFVPAAASNYQVSARKSNGMDVDFIVIHDLEGSYDGGISWFQDPVSGVSPHYVMKADGSEATQMVATKDIAFHAGNYWVNLHGIGIELEGYAAQGPTWFTPAQYKATAALVAYLARRFDVPLDRKHIIGHDNVLPPRPARAPDAHWDPGPYWDWEKFMALLDADHRLEREAGGAESGGNIGIGQAVTIAPTYGKNPQTVTVCAPTCRTQTQPSNLLYVRTEPRDDAPLVSDLALRPDGSAGTNHIDDWGSTVVWGQEFVVADVRGDWTAIWFGGHKGWIHNPAGVNTRLAPNARIVRPASGVKSVSLYTTAYPRADEYPRGVPASEQTRFNVYTFPQGQAYVAARTPVDADDFFPATPTRPEVVVTGDQKYDVIQYNRRLAMVNTAETGR
- a CDS encoding winged helix-turn-helix transcriptional regulator; amino-acid sequence: MSLRPGIAFLADCPALLAMEIIASKWSMVTLFALTDGPLRHGELVELSGGISRKVLTQTLRRLQANGLVERHAYAEAPPRVEYGLTDLGRTLEEPIRMLTAWARENGEAVVTFREAAEAARTVEADQATPVKTPSC
- a CDS encoding DoxX family protein yields the protein MFVSLAVVTVFMSALLLVSAGAKSLRTRHITEQMSTLGVPQSMMAFLIGAQIAGAAGVIAGLWWGPVGIAAAIGLALYFAGAVAFHLRVGDRKGASPAVVLTMASVALVVLRAATF
- a CDS encoding transposase, which codes for MRAGTGPKQWPRAVATELGGRLGERLRRKLSIAADRTRLLALWEAPEVPERSPRVLGVDEFAFREGRTHGTVLVDIETSRAVDVLPDRTSETLASWLREHPGAEIICRDRATAYSRAAKEAAPEAIEVADRRHLLQNLSAAVGKTCHQHRSCLRKHVEQKAPPEPPTIGLPPVRLPRTPLVERTRDRYADVHRLLGQRWTISAIARHLGLDRKTVRRFKTTPLDELLVLRL
- a CDS encoding GlxA family transcriptional regulator, whose translation is MSALRVGVLAYPGCFASEVFGVPDLLTMATHVAGPDRADYEVSIVSPRRRVAASGGAALAVSPLREVDVLVVPGFELVPGLDVDAKLASLAPEVAAIHSHAAAGHVVVSICVGAFLLAEAGLLKGRRATTSWLFADELARRCPDADVRPERLVVTDKGVTTTAAFSAMYDFALELIRRHSGAGVARATARVALVDDARSSQTPYVDVRLLPQPGNEFSRRVMRHLDQNLAVRYDLAALSDTFNVSTRTLLRRFADETGQSPLQYLRSSRVHRARHLLETTDRTVASISATIGYRDPGTFAVLFAQHTGRRPRDYRAAFRRGAN